The Elaeis guineensis isolate ETL-2024a chromosome 13, EG11, whole genome shotgun sequence genome includes a region encoding these proteins:
- the LOC105033018 gene encoding nuclear pore complex protein NUP96 isoform X1 codes for MVSSTSSLLPKGVLCKPYDSIGNDPFGSHSESVLDVGNCDSIKSVQCKKRRMSDSVEVAASLPTLHSSEYFIKPSIDELAASEFVDSGYCSRVPNLVVGRVGYGQVKFFGYTDVRGLNLDHIIKFDRHSVVVYENEIDKPAVGQGLNKVAEVTLILELRSPCSKRLESQRLITKLQKSADRQGACFLSFNLVNSEWKFLVPHFSRFGLDEDEEDDMVVDDVNVQPAAEIKEPQVHSDGLVLSHSLPAHLGLDPVKMQEMRKLMFPVEEEDEELDGSFPHDKRYISKEYMKAGSPSSSAKSFNNRTPLQGSSRKTDSKVSPRTVRKAPQALIEYNINSSELSPSRNILMTGRNKGMQLRLTKIEGFKLEEKHSTPLSGGYSKNIVDAALFMGRSFRVGWGPNGILVHSGTPVGSSRSGLSSVISVQKVAVDRAVRDENNKVKEELVDLCFSALLDLHKSLDHEATDVDLGSCKIKLQKVVCNRVTLSEICQAYTGIVEKQLEVTGLSTSSRVLLMHQVTIWELIKVLFSERETSGNSKPLIDDDGEEMLVDIKDSSVDIDIEARPFVRRAEFSYWLQDSVCHRVQEEVSCLNDSSYLEHILLLLTGRQLDAAVELAASRGDVRLAILLSQAGGSVVNRSDMAQQLDLWRMNGLDFEYIENDRLRLYELLAGNIQGALQDSSVDWKRYLGLVMWYQLPPDTSLPVIIHTYQELLDKGRAPHPVPAYIDEGPLEEAVDWSVGDRYDIAYYLMLLHSNEDKTFSPLKTMFSALSSTHDPLDYHMIWHQCAILEAIGAFSSNDLHILDMSLVSQLLCLGQCHWAIYVVVHMPYDDNFSHIQANLIKEILLQYCETWSTQEIQRQFIEDLGIPSEWMHEALAIYFQYIGDLPKALEHFLESSNWQKAHSIFMTSVAHYLFLSSKHSEIWRITSSMEEHKSEIADWDLGAGIYIDFYVIRSSLQEENVMSESDPLEKNREACQNFFSRLNDSLLVWRSRLPVDARATYSKMSEELCNLLVSTPGESSTPSVHMSCFKTMLSAPIPEDLRSSHLQNALSVFTYLLSESET; via the exons ATGGTGTCGTCCACCTCCTCACTCCTGCCCAAGG GGGTTTTGTGCAAACCTTACGACAGCATAGGCAAtgatccatttggttctcatagTGAAAGTGTGTTAGATGTGGGCAATTGTGATTCCATAAAGTCAGTTCAGTGTAAGAAAAGAAGAATGTCTGACAGTGTGGAGGTGGCAGCATCTTTACCCACTTTGCATTCTTCTGAATATTTTATAAAACCCTCAATTGATGAGCTGGCAGCCAGTGAATTTGTTGATTCTGGTTACTGCAGCAGGGTTCCAAACCTTGTGGTTGGAAGAGTCGGTTATGGACAAGTTAAATTTTTTGGTTACACCGATGTTAGAGGATTGAATCTAGATCatatcatcaagtttgataggcaTTCCGTGGTGGTGTATGAAAATGAGATTGACAAGCCTGCAGTGGGCCAGGGTCTTAACAAAGTTGCTGAGGTGACCCTGATCCTTGAGTTGAGATCTCCATGTTCAAAAAGGTTGGAATCTCAGAGACTTATTACCAAATTGCAGAAAAGTGCTGACAGACAGGGAGCCTGCTTTCTTTCATTTAACTTGGTTAACAGTGAGTGGAAATTTCTAGTCCCTCATTTCAGTAGATTTGGATTGGATGAAGATGAGGAAGATGATATGGTTGTAGATGATGTTAATGTTCAACCGGCTGCTGAGATAAAAGAACCTCAAGTGCATTCTGATGGACTGGTTTTATCTCATTCACTTCCAGCTCATCTTGGGCTTGATCCTGTGAAGATGCAAGAAATGAGGAAGTTGATGTTTCCTGTagaagaggaagatgaagaacTTGACGGTTCCTTTCCACATGACAAGAGATATATTAGCAAGGAGTACATGAAGGCAGGTTCACCAAGCTCCAGTGCCAAAAGTTTTAATAACAGAACTCCTTTACAAGGTTCTTCACGGAAGACAGATAGTAAAGTTAGTCCTCGTACTGTGCGAAAAGCACCACAAGCTTTAATTGAATACAATATAAATAGTTCTGAATTAAGCCCATCTAGAAACATTCTTATGACTGGGCGAAACAAGGGTATGCAACTGAGGCTGACAAAAATTGAAGGCTTTAAATTGGAGGAAAAACATTCGACTCCATTATCTGGAGGATACTCTAAAAACATCGTTGATGCTGCACTTTTCATGGGAAGATCATTTCGTGTTGGATGGGGACCAAATGGCATCCTTGTTCATAGTGGTACACCAGTGGGCAGTTCCAGAAGTGGATTGTCTTCTGTAATTAGTGTACAGAAAGTTGCAGTAGACAGAGCTGTGAGAGATGAAAACAATAAAGTCAAGGAAGAGCTTGTTGATTTGTGTTTTTCTGCGCTGCTGGATCTACACAAGTCTCTAGACCATGAAGCCACTGATGTGGACCTTGGTTCTTGCAAAATAAAGCTTCAGAAGGTTGTTTGCAATCGTGTAACACTCTCAGAGATATGCCAGGCTTATACTGGAATAGTTGAGAAACAGCTAGAGGTTACTGGTTTATCTACATCTTCTCGTGTGCTTTTAATGCATCAAGTCACAATTTGGGAACTGATAAAAGTTCTGTTCTCAGAGAGGGAAACAAGTGGGAACTCGAAACCTCTAATTGATGATGATGGTGAGGAAATGTTGGTTGATATTAAGGATAGTTCTGTTGACATAGACATTGAAGCAAGACCTTTTGTTCGCAGAGCAGAGTTCAGTTATTGGCTGCAAGATAGTGTTTGCCACCGGGTACAAGAAGAAGTGAGCTGTCTAAATGATTCAAGTTATTTGGAACACATACTGTTACTTTTGACAGGACGGCAGCTGGATGCAGCAGTGGAACTTGCTGCTTCTAGAGGAGATGTACGGCTGGCTATATTGTTGAGTCAGGCTGGTGGGTCGGTAGTGAATCGGTCTGACATGGCTCAACAACTGGATCTCTGGAGGATGAATGGGTTGGACTTTGAGTATATTGAGAATGACAGGTTAAGGTTGTATGAATTGCTTGCAGGTAATATCCAAGGTGCTCTTCAGGATTCATCAGTTGATTGGAAAAGATACCTGGGATTGGTGATGTGGTATCAACTACCACCAGATACTTCATTACCTGTAATAATTCACACTTATCAGGAGCTTCTTGACAAAGGAAGGGCTCCACATCCAGTCCCAGCTTATATTGATGAAGGACCTCTGGAAGAAGCAGTGGACTGGAGTGTAGGTGATCGTTATGATATAGCATATTATCTCATGCTGCTTCATTCTAATGAAGACAAAACCTTCAGTCCACTGAAAACCATGTTCAGTGCCCTTTCTTCTACACATGATCCACTTGACTACCACATGATTTGGCATCAATGTGCCATATTGGAAGCTATTGGTGCATTCAGTTCTAATGATCTTCACATTCTTGATATGAGCCTTGTTTCCCAGCTGCTATGTCTTGGGCAGTGCCATTGGGCCATCTATGTTGTTGTCCACATGCCTTATGATGATAATTTCTCCCATATTCAGGCCAATCTTATTAAGGAAATTTTGTTACAATATTGCGAAACTTGGAGTACACAGGAAATTCAGCGCCAGTTCATTGAAGATCTTGGCATACCATCAGAATGGATGCATGAGGCCTTG GcaatatattttcaatacatTGGAGATCTTCCAAAGGCCCTTGAACATTTTCTTGAGTCATCTAACTGGCAGAAAGCTCATTCAATTTTTATGACATCAGTTGCTCATTATTTGTTTTTATCAT CTAAACATTCAGAGATTTGGAGGATCACAAGCTCGATGGAAGAGCACAAGTCAGAAATTGCTGACTGGGACTTGGGTGCTGGAATTTATATTGATTTCTATGTTATAAGAAGTTCTTTGCAAGAAGAGAACGTCATGAGTGAATCG GATCCTCTTGAGAAGAATAGAGAAGCATGCCAAAATTTCTTCAGTCGCTTGAATGACTCACTCTTAGTTTGGAGGAGTAGATTACCTGTTGACGCGAG GGCCACCTATTCAAAAATGTCAGAAGAGCTATGCAATCTGCTTGTGTCCACTCCCGGTGAGAGTTCTACTCCATCGGTTCATATGAGCTGCTTCAAGACAATGCTCAGTGCTCCTATTCCAGAAGATCTACGGTCTAGTCATCTGCAGAATGCTCTTTCAGTTTTTACCTACTTGCTCTCAGAGTCTGAGACGTGA
- the LOC105033018 gene encoding nuclear pore complex protein NUP96 isoform X2: MVSSTSSLLPKGVLCKPYDSIGNDPFGSHSESVLDVGNCDSIKSVQCKKRRMSDSVEVAASLPTLHSSEYFIKPSIDELAASEFVDSGYCSRVPNLVVGRVGYGQVKFFGYTDVRGLNLDHIIKFDRHSVVVYENEIDKPAVGQGLNKVAEVTLILELRSPCSKRLESQRLITKLQKSADRQGACFLSFNLVNSEWKFLVPHFSRFGLDEDEEDDMVVDDVNVQPAAEIKEPQVHSDGLVLSHSLPAHLGLDPVKMQEMRKLMFPVEEEDEELDGSFPHDKRYISKEYMKAGSPSSSAKSFNNRTPLQGSSRKTDSKVSPRTVRKAPQALIEYNINSSELSPSRNILMTGRNKGMQLRLTKIEGFKLEEKHSTPLSGGYSKNIVDAALFMGRSFRVGWGPNGILVHSGTPVGSSRSGLSSVISVQKVAVDRAVRDENNKVKEELVDLCFSALLDLHKSLDHEATDVDLGSCKIKLQKVVCNRVTLSEICQAYTGIVEKQLEVTGLSTSSRVLLMHQVTIWELIKVLFSERETSGNSKPLIDDDGEEMLVDIKDSSVDIDIEARPFVRRAEFSYWLQDSVCHRVQEEVSCLNDSSYLEHILLLLTGRQLDAAVELAASRGDVRLAILLSQAGGSVVNRSDMAQQLDLWRMNGLDFEYIENDRLRLYELLAGNIQGALQDSSVDWKRYLGLVMWYQLPPDTSLPVIIHTYQELLDKGRAPHPVPAYIDEGPLEEAVDWSVGDRYDIAYYLMLLHSNEDKTFSPLKTMFSALSSTHDPLDYHMIWHQCAILEAIGAFSSNDLHILDMSLVSQLLCLGQCHWAIYVVVHMPYDDNFSHIQANLIKEILLQYCETWSTQEIQRQFIEDLGIPSEWMHEALAIYFQYIGDLPKALEHFLESSNWQKAHSIFMTSVAHYLFLSSKHSEIWRITSSMEEHKSEIADWDLGAGIYIDFYVIRSSLQEENVMSESGHLFKNVRRAMQSACVHSR, encoded by the exons ATGGTGTCGTCCACCTCCTCACTCCTGCCCAAGG GGGTTTTGTGCAAACCTTACGACAGCATAGGCAAtgatccatttggttctcatagTGAAAGTGTGTTAGATGTGGGCAATTGTGATTCCATAAAGTCAGTTCAGTGTAAGAAAAGAAGAATGTCTGACAGTGTGGAGGTGGCAGCATCTTTACCCACTTTGCATTCTTCTGAATATTTTATAAAACCCTCAATTGATGAGCTGGCAGCCAGTGAATTTGTTGATTCTGGTTACTGCAGCAGGGTTCCAAACCTTGTGGTTGGAAGAGTCGGTTATGGACAAGTTAAATTTTTTGGTTACACCGATGTTAGAGGATTGAATCTAGATCatatcatcaagtttgataggcaTTCCGTGGTGGTGTATGAAAATGAGATTGACAAGCCTGCAGTGGGCCAGGGTCTTAACAAAGTTGCTGAGGTGACCCTGATCCTTGAGTTGAGATCTCCATGTTCAAAAAGGTTGGAATCTCAGAGACTTATTACCAAATTGCAGAAAAGTGCTGACAGACAGGGAGCCTGCTTTCTTTCATTTAACTTGGTTAACAGTGAGTGGAAATTTCTAGTCCCTCATTTCAGTAGATTTGGATTGGATGAAGATGAGGAAGATGATATGGTTGTAGATGATGTTAATGTTCAACCGGCTGCTGAGATAAAAGAACCTCAAGTGCATTCTGATGGACTGGTTTTATCTCATTCACTTCCAGCTCATCTTGGGCTTGATCCTGTGAAGATGCAAGAAATGAGGAAGTTGATGTTTCCTGTagaagaggaagatgaagaacTTGACGGTTCCTTTCCACATGACAAGAGATATATTAGCAAGGAGTACATGAAGGCAGGTTCACCAAGCTCCAGTGCCAAAAGTTTTAATAACAGAACTCCTTTACAAGGTTCTTCACGGAAGACAGATAGTAAAGTTAGTCCTCGTACTGTGCGAAAAGCACCACAAGCTTTAATTGAATACAATATAAATAGTTCTGAATTAAGCCCATCTAGAAACATTCTTATGACTGGGCGAAACAAGGGTATGCAACTGAGGCTGACAAAAATTGAAGGCTTTAAATTGGAGGAAAAACATTCGACTCCATTATCTGGAGGATACTCTAAAAACATCGTTGATGCTGCACTTTTCATGGGAAGATCATTTCGTGTTGGATGGGGACCAAATGGCATCCTTGTTCATAGTGGTACACCAGTGGGCAGTTCCAGAAGTGGATTGTCTTCTGTAATTAGTGTACAGAAAGTTGCAGTAGACAGAGCTGTGAGAGATGAAAACAATAAAGTCAAGGAAGAGCTTGTTGATTTGTGTTTTTCTGCGCTGCTGGATCTACACAAGTCTCTAGACCATGAAGCCACTGATGTGGACCTTGGTTCTTGCAAAATAAAGCTTCAGAAGGTTGTTTGCAATCGTGTAACACTCTCAGAGATATGCCAGGCTTATACTGGAATAGTTGAGAAACAGCTAGAGGTTACTGGTTTATCTACATCTTCTCGTGTGCTTTTAATGCATCAAGTCACAATTTGGGAACTGATAAAAGTTCTGTTCTCAGAGAGGGAAACAAGTGGGAACTCGAAACCTCTAATTGATGATGATGGTGAGGAAATGTTGGTTGATATTAAGGATAGTTCTGTTGACATAGACATTGAAGCAAGACCTTTTGTTCGCAGAGCAGAGTTCAGTTATTGGCTGCAAGATAGTGTTTGCCACCGGGTACAAGAAGAAGTGAGCTGTCTAAATGATTCAAGTTATTTGGAACACATACTGTTACTTTTGACAGGACGGCAGCTGGATGCAGCAGTGGAACTTGCTGCTTCTAGAGGAGATGTACGGCTGGCTATATTGTTGAGTCAGGCTGGTGGGTCGGTAGTGAATCGGTCTGACATGGCTCAACAACTGGATCTCTGGAGGATGAATGGGTTGGACTTTGAGTATATTGAGAATGACAGGTTAAGGTTGTATGAATTGCTTGCAGGTAATATCCAAGGTGCTCTTCAGGATTCATCAGTTGATTGGAAAAGATACCTGGGATTGGTGATGTGGTATCAACTACCACCAGATACTTCATTACCTGTAATAATTCACACTTATCAGGAGCTTCTTGACAAAGGAAGGGCTCCACATCCAGTCCCAGCTTATATTGATGAAGGACCTCTGGAAGAAGCAGTGGACTGGAGTGTAGGTGATCGTTATGATATAGCATATTATCTCATGCTGCTTCATTCTAATGAAGACAAAACCTTCAGTCCACTGAAAACCATGTTCAGTGCCCTTTCTTCTACACATGATCCACTTGACTACCACATGATTTGGCATCAATGTGCCATATTGGAAGCTATTGGTGCATTCAGTTCTAATGATCTTCACATTCTTGATATGAGCCTTGTTTCCCAGCTGCTATGTCTTGGGCAGTGCCATTGGGCCATCTATGTTGTTGTCCACATGCCTTATGATGATAATTTCTCCCATATTCAGGCCAATCTTATTAAGGAAATTTTGTTACAATATTGCGAAACTTGGAGTACACAGGAAATTCAGCGCCAGTTCATTGAAGATCTTGGCATACCATCAGAATGGATGCATGAGGCCTTG GcaatatattttcaatacatTGGAGATCTTCCAAAGGCCCTTGAACATTTTCTTGAGTCATCTAACTGGCAGAAAGCTCATTCAATTTTTATGACATCAGTTGCTCATTATTTGTTTTTATCAT CTAAACATTCAGAGATTTGGAGGATCACAAGCTCGATGGAAGAGCACAAGTCAGAAATTGCTGACTGGGACTTGGGTGCTGGAATTTATATTGATTTCTATGTTATAAGAAGTTCTTTGCAAGAAGAGAACGTCATGAGTGAATCG GGCCACCTATTCAAAAATGTCAGAAGAGCTATGCAATCTGCTTGTGTCCACTCCCGGTGA
- the LOC105033017 gene encoding uncharacterized protein has translation MATKKRKVDQEDDLLSAPNHDVDPQSLDSSAAAAAAAAGGGLAAPPPDAVEDDEADEEEEDVGRLLEPLSKEQLISLLRSAAAMDSATLAEIHRLADLDPAHRKLFVHGLGWDTTSDGLRAAFTRYGEIEDCRVVVDKATGRSKGYGFLLFRHRRSARRALLQPQKLIDNRMTACQLASTGPPGASSHPPPSHHHIASSNPNPNLNPSVALQDNLPRKIYVGNVHSNIDGARLHAFFSKYGEIEEGPIGFDRQTGKPKGFALFVYKTVEGARRALEEPNKNFEGHLLYCQKATDSKTKTAAGAAVAAPPSNTATAPNVPSSMSGFNASGYGGTTPDMGLAQQAALLGQGLLGVGGTQAFGQGVPPNAAALAMLAAAGQNPGSFAINPAVLASLNPALAAALGAGGQQAVPPSAASQTAPVQSFGTANMGYQNAGFQGPPGFQGPPGFQGPPGFQGPPGFQANQPVSQQGVGGTGGSYQTGPVGQGPLQRPSVGHMGGYAPH, from the coding sequence ATGGCCACCAAGAAGCGCAAGGTCGACCAAGAGGACGACCTCCTCTCCGCTCCCAACCACGACGTCGATCCCCAATCCCTCGATTCCTCCGCTGCCGCCGCCGCTGCCGCCGCCGGCGGTGGGCTGGCGGCACCGCCTCCGGATGCGGTGGAGGACGACGAGGCCGACGAAGAGGAGGAGGACGTCGGAAGGCTCCTGGAGCCCCTCTCGAAGGAGCAGCTGATCTCGCTCCTCCGCTCCGCCGCCGCCATGGACTCTGCCACCCTTGCCGAGATCCACCGACTCGCCGATCTGGACCCTGCCCACCGGAAGCTCTTCGTCCATGGCCTGGGGTGGGACACCACCTCCGACGGCCTCCGCGCCGCTTTCACCCGCTACGGTGAGATCGAGGACTGCCGCGTCGTCGTCGACAAGGCCACCGGCCGCTCTAAGGGCTACGGTTTCCTCCTCTTCCGCCACCGCCGCTCAGCCCGCCGTGCCCTCCTCCAACCCCAGAAGCTCATCGACAACCGCATGACCGCCTGCCAGCTCGCCTCTACCGGCCCCCCCGGCGCCAGCTCCCACCCCCCGCCATCCCATCACCACATCGCCTCCtccaaccctaaccctaaccttaACCCTAGCGTGGCCCTCCAGGACAACCTCCCGAGGAAGATCTACGTTGGGAACGTCCACTCCAACATCGACGGCGCCCGCCTCCATGCCTTCTTCTCCAAGTACGGGGAGATCGAGGAGGGCCCTATTGGCTTCGATCGCCAGACGGGGAAGCCCAAGGGATTCGCTCTCTTCGTCTATAAAACGGTGGAGGGTGCTCGGAGGGCCCTCGAGGAACCCAACAAGAACTTCGAGGGCCACCTGCTCTACTGCCAGAAGGCCACCGATAGCAAGACTAAGACAGCAGCTGGGGCGGCGGTGGCGGCCCCCCCGTCTAATACCGCCACTGCTCCGAATGTGCCATCGAGCATGAGTGGTTTCAATGCGTCTGGATATGGTGGCACCACGCCGGATATGGGTTTGGCGCAACAAGCTGCGCTTTTGGGGCAAGGGCTTCTGGGTGTCGGTGGGACACAAGCCTTTGGACAAGGGGTACCGCCAAATGCTGCAGCGCTCGCAATGCTTGCAGCAGCAGGGCAGAATCCTGGATCTTTCGCTATCAATCCTGCCGTGCTTGCATCACTGAACCCTGCTTTGGCCGCAGCATTGGGTGCCGGAGGCCAGCAGGCCGTGCCTCCTTCTGCAGCCTCTCAGACAGCACCAGTACAGAGTTTTGGAACGGCGAACATGGGGTACCAGAATGCTGGGTTTCAGGGGCCTCCAGGGTTTCAAGGGCCTCCAGGTTTTCAAGGTCCTCCAGGGTTTCAGGGTCCTCCGGGATTTCAAGCCAATCAGCCGGTGTCTCAACAGGGTGTTGGTGGAACTGGCGGTTCTTATCAGACGGGGCCTGTTGGACAGGGCCCGCTGCAAAGGCCATCAGTCGGGCACATGGGTGGATATGCACCGCATTAA